The Treponema succinifaciens DSM 2489 region GACTTTGTGGCAAAAAACCAGACCTCACTCTTCTACATCCAGGTCGCAGAAACCGTAAAGGACGAGGAGACGCTGAAACGCGAACTTGCCGCCTTCAAAAACATTCCGGACTCGTACCCAAGAATTCTTATCACGATGGACAGAAACCTGAATTCAGACTTCAACGGAATCCGAAACATAAACGCGCTCGATTTTCTTACAGGAAAGGAGAAGCTTGTTTTTTAGAAGCAGGAAGGGAAAAAACTCTCTGCACAAAAATAAAAATTGTGATACCATTCTGCCCATAAGGACAAAATTATGAATCAGAACGAAAATAAAACGACAACGGCGGAATCCCTTTCTGAAATTTCCGCTCAGCTTGAAAAGATAATTACAGAACTGCTCGATTCGCATCCGCAGAAAAAAGGCTCGGTTTTTGTAATCGGCTGCTCGACGAGCGAAGTTACCGGCGGCTCAATCGGAAAAAATTCCAGCGAGGAAACAGGAAAAATAATTTTTGAGACAGCGAACCGGGTTCTTTCTTCAAAAGGAATTTTTCTTGCCTGCCAGTGCTGCGAGCACTTGAACCGCGCGCTTGTTGTTGAGCGTGAGTGCGCCGAAAAATTCGGTCTTGAAGAAGTTTGCGTTGTGCCGTGGATTCACGGAGGAGGCTCGTTTGCGACGGCGGCATACTACGGCTTTAAGGAGCCTGTTGTGGTTGAGCACGTAAAGGCTACAGCAGGACTTGACATCGGAAGCACGCTGATTGGAATGCATATAAAAGAAGTCGCAGTTCCTGTCCACCCGGAACAGAAATTTATTGGAAAAGCTTACATTACGGCGGCATACTCAAGACCAAAACTGATTGGCGGAGAGCGGGCAAGATACACGGCAGAAAGATAATTGAAGCGTTAGGGATTGAAGCACCTGCGGAGCAGTTCCGAAACGAAGTGAAGGAATGAGCGGATAGCGAAGTGCGAAAAGCCCGGCTTTACGACCTTTGCATCGAAGTGGAAAAGGACTGTCAGTTTGAGAACATATCCTGTCAGATATTTGACCAACCACCCGAAATATTA contains the following coding sequences:
- a CDS encoding TIGR01440 family protein, with the protein product MNQNENKTTTAESLSEISAQLEKIITELLDSHPQKKGSVFVIGCSTSEVTGGSIGKNSSEETGKIIFETANRVLSSKGIFLACQCCEHLNRALVVERECAEKFGLEEVCVVPWIHGGGSFATAAYYGFKEPVVVEHVKATAGLDIGSTLIGMHIKEVAVPVHPEQKFIGKAYITAAYSRPKLIGGERARYTAER